In Schizosaccharomyces osmophilus chromosome 1, complete sequence, the genomic window TATTTTTCTTCGGCTGATTTAGTCTCTGCTCGTATTTTCTGTCCTGCTCCTTGTACTGTTATCTATTGTGTTTTTGATTCGTTATTGGTTATTATTTGCAACGTTaagggaagaaaaaatcccCAGTTTGTAGAAGAAGCCTTGTTTATCAATAATTCGTGTAAAAAGTTTCAGGTCATGAATATTGCTTCCATGGATGCTGTTCTCGAGGATACAAATAATCGGATGCTCAAATTCCCCGCCcttgttttattaacaAAGGGTAACGGTGTCATATTGATTGAATCTACCAACTGTTTCGGCAGTGAGTTTAATGATCTTAGTTTCTTAAGAAACCGTCTTTCGCAATTTGCATCACAGAACTCCTTATTTAAGGTAAAGAAATACTAATTCTTTCTATTAACAAAACTTTAGAACCAATTTTCCCTATGGTCTGGGTTTTCATCAGTTTTACCGGAAAACAGGTTGTTCCCGATACTTCTTATCTTGTGTGATGAAGTTGCAAAGTGTAAGTGTgttattaaaaatatttattctcaCTAACTTTCAAAGCATATCCTACCTCTCATACTTCGGTTAGTGAAGTTCTGAATTACCAGTTTCATAAACTTATGGAAACAATTCTAGTTTCCATGAAACACCTAAAACTAACAGCTAGGGAGCAACTTCAACTCTGGCTTAAACTTGCTTACGTTAACTCACTGGTCGACATTTATGGTCAGTTAATATGTGAAGAGCGAAAGAGCAACATTCTTTATTCTATCCTTCAAGCTATGATAAATACTGGGGATATAGATGATCTCTTTCTGAACAAGTCCTTGAATCTTAAACTTTTACTGTATTTATTGCATACGTTTTACAAGCGACACGTTAATACGAAAGATACCTTTAATTTGAAGCTTCTGCGAATCGTGATAATGGTGAATAATGTTTTTGGTGTAAGTGCATCCACTTTTTAGGTCAATTCCAGATGTATGTTTACTAACTTGGAGAAGTTGGTATTTGGAAATGAATTGGCGTACCGccaagaaaaagtcattAAAAATGTGGATCCTACAACCACTTTCTTACCTGAATTATGGAATATTGACATTGATGACCTAAAACTACTTTCATCTCAAATTGAAGAATCGATTGCTTTAGAccagaaaaaggatttacTCGATTTTAAGAATGCTCGAAACAAGAAACTGAGACTGAAActagaaaaacaaattctACATTTGATAGAGCATAGTTGTTTTCTTATACATAATTTGACAAATTGTCTTACGAAACTGAATTCAGCGCCAGCAGTAGAGGCGGAACAGTACAGCTTATTCGAAGTACATATTCGAAGcaaaaggagaaaatgGCTGAAATATTTAGGTAAGATTATATtatctttgaaaatgatcCACTTACAACTGAAATATAGCTCGAATAGGATACTTGGAACGTGCAATCAGAATATCTGAACATGTGCGAGATTTTCGTTCATTGATTGATTTGCTTAATTCGAAAAACTTTGAGAATTCGAAAGATATAGTTGATAGACAAAAACACTATCTTGAAATTtacaaagatgaatttgCTACCGTTCTATTTACTCATTTGATTGAAACTGGTCAAACACGCGGTCTGCTGCATGATTTTAGAAGCTATCACATTTATTtaagaaaattctttgaaaagaataaactATATAACTTCTTATGGGTATATGAAGCTGAATTGGGGAATTTCGCACATGCGTCTGACATACTATTACGTGGCGATGTGATACAAAAATCGAAAATAAGTCAGCAAACTATATTTTTCGCTTTGTCAAAATTGTTCACATTAACGATCGAAAAAGGTCATGATAACAATCTTGtgaaacagaaaatgaaagagatTTATTCAAATCATAGGATTGCTTCCATTCAGCATGAGTATGCGAAGTTACTCGATTCTACAATAGATATCGCAGAAGATGAACAGGAAGCAATTTCACTTTTACTTGAGGCGAATTGCATTGCATTACATGAAGCCTCGATGCGTTATAGGATAGCCTCTAATCTTCTCACTCGCCTGCTGCTGAAGGAACATTCTCCAGTTGTGGAGACGATTGACTTTTttacttcattttctattGAAAATAACTATTTTGAATATGGTTTGGCATGCGAAATACTAGAAAATTCTGCATTTTCTACTCATCAGTTTGTCTTCCTGTATTTATTGCTAACGCAGAGGTTTCTTTTACAACTGAATTGGAATGAA contains:
- the nup131 gene encoding nucleoporin, WD repeat Nup131, producing the protein MFSIGNKPNFNGRKPISLNRCHRELKNGLKSVTYPLLLTSTDLYRVFQLSPPEEQHEKANLDFCDGYIDPYLRRFIIVDIKNWTLRISNDHYCTKNVIFYDIKRNLSELISLDSDCELLTVLVRFVKTSFTFADPGFVLLFPLTGDMFYWEDINCLRLVHELNHIKGFLHVKVPLFCKEICTSLTMIQPAGFIVSTTAGRFFNIYPRNDMQKLGLAYRTLPLAGSLFNIQSSISNVVSCSYHIVAIRAGSINGKYERLVYGLFSNADINIWEVSRKGNYQLLQKKNIRNIIIQRFRYDGCIVNRFEFLDLSICKSDPYSMVCLIAWYDNASTRSYAVTSVSFNNEMIPEISGFHKIRSYFSSADLVSARIFCPAPCTVIYCVFDSLLVIICNVKGRKNPQFVEEALFINNSCKKFQVMNIASMDAVLEDTNNRMLKFPALVLLTKGNGVILIESTNCFGSEFNDLSFLRNRLSQFASQNSLFKNQFSLWSGFSSVLPENRLFPILLILCDEVAKSYPTSHTSVSEVLNYQFHKLMETILVSMKHLKLTAREQLQLWLKLAYVNSLVDIYGQLICEERKSNILYSILQAMINTGDIDDLFLNKSLNLKLLLYLLHTFYKRHVNTKDTFNLKLLRIVIMVNNVFGLVFGNELAYRQEKVIKNVDPTTTFLPELWNIDIDDLKLLSSQIEESIALDQKKDLLDFKNARNKKLRLKLEKQILHLIEHSCFLIHNLTNCLTKLNSAPAVEAEQYSLFEVHIRSKRRKWLKYLARIGYLERAIRISEHVRDFRSLIDLLNSKNFENSKDIVDRQKHYLEIYKDEFATVLFTHLIETGQTRGLLHDFRSYHIYLRKFFEKNKLYNFLWVYEAELGNFAHASDILLRGDVIQKSKISQQTIFFALSKLFTLTIEKGHDNNLVKQKMKEIYSNHRIASIQHEYAKLLDSTIDIAEDEQEAISLLLEANCIALHEASMRYRIASNLLTRLLLKEHSPVVETIDFFTSFSIENNYFEYGLACEILENSAFSTHQFVFLYLLLTQRFLLQLNWNETLRALTERNMDYLLSFKTVFQKLESKDFILDLYDSIHLFPNIICLDILTSLYSTVCESQLKSYKHELLAEHRRCQKLYEERNLSLVLPQLSKLFKEEQSSNADK